acgcgcctcttacaatttggtccctggtttcggattttcacaattaagcccctaattggtcattaaacttcaatatttatgcaattaagcccctgatttgacccaataaattcctaaaaaatatattttggccccagaacttaaatttcttctaattaaagcccaaattgacttaaaaatcaattttcttgcaatcaaatcttctataaattcaaaaacaaaatccaattaaatccataaacatccaaatttgggcttttctcctcaaaattcaaattttccttctcaatagggctttcatccttcaagaatatactgtcaaaaaattcaatccttgtatttttaaattccttgaccaattttctgactgtttcctgagcgcttctgccttctgttatttttctaacctcttttggctatttattttatttttcatggggacccaaaaataggttacaacagAAGACACCACACTCTGCCACCCGTCTGCCACGGCTGggttattttcaataaactaaCAGAAAGAACAAAATGTATAAGGGTTAATTGAAAGTTAGAGATGATTGGTAATGCCTTTTCGTTTGCATGTTTTCAATTAAACTGccttaaataaaatgaattgtggTACCTTCTCTAACATATACGATGGCCTGTGCTCGGTATCAGGCAAGAATGCTGTAACAAAAACAGCTAGAGAAATCTTCTCTGGGAACTTCTCCATAGCAAAAGCCACGTTTAAGCCGCCTAGACTATGAGCCACCAAtacaaccttttcattttcagCTAAGTTGGCCATGAACTCGATCAAGGGCTCATTATACTGATCAAAAGTAACAACTTCTTCCAGTGTTTTTGTGTTCACCCCTGATGCACTCATGTCAAGGGCCGTGACAGAGTGGCCAGCTGCCTCTAGCATTGTCTTCACCTTGTACCATGCCCAAGCTCCTGAAGCTGAACCATGGATCAAAACGAAATGCGTTGTTTGATCGTCGCTATctcccatttttctttttctttttgctgaTTGATAGTAAAGGCTTTTGGTTTCGCTTGACAGTACGTAATATTTTCGTAATGCCTTGATTGTGTTTAGCAATGTTGTTGCTTGGTGGTATTTATAGAGAGCACCGTCTGTTGAAAAGTTGAAAGTGGGAAATGTCAAAagtcacatgtttttttttttttaatcaagaactCCTAGGCATTATTTTCTTTGACAAGTCAAGTCTTGCGTTCAATATTTTGATGGTATTAACATGCAATATTGGGGAGGATGTgcaaaaaagaattttgaaattcaacaattaaatatatatattcaagatgAAAAGCAGCCATGTTTCCGTCGTTGAAGAACTTCAAAGTAATATGACCATATTTCGCAACAGACATGGAGCAGATAGTTTTATTCTTTGGAGAAGTTAACTCAAATACAAACGCaactttcttctatttttcttctgtAAATTCTCAGGAAAATGAACATATTTTGCAACAGATCAGTTCAAGAttgaaaattcaaacaaaaatctttcattgttttacttttcaatatttaattaaattgtttcttGGTATCCAATTTCTACTGTACATGCACGTGGATAGTCGTTTCAGACTTTTGTAATTTCCTTCTAAGTttcttttaaaccaaaaaagttgTTTGCGTgataagatttttcaaatttagtccctctcttttctttctaacAACTGAAAGAACACCCAACACATCCGGATCtgaagtttaataaatatgtgttttgctaaattaaaatgctaaaattttatgaatgaattcaacgtttttttttttttcatttaaaaaagagaggttTGAGAATTCTAAAAAGGTGAACTAAAAAACTGTTGATGTTAGTTGGATTAATATTACATTTTGCAAATGTAACTATGATGAGTAGTTTATATAATATGTAAAATACTCAGTTCCACTTTTGGGTGGCTAatttaaaagggaaaagaaTTGCTATCTAAATTTAAGATAACTAGGACATTTAAGAGTAGTCATTTACGTCGTAGGTAATTGCAACATTTAAACTCGATCATCCGTCTTAGATGTTATTAGCCAAaactattcataaaataaaacccGTCATCTCTCACAAATACCATTAGCCAAACCCAATGTTCATAATCAACTTGACCATCCttctaggatgccattagccaaagttaatcGTCATATTCAGCCCGACCGTCCCTCTAGGGTGTCATTTGTTGAGACTAATCATCAATGCAACCCGACCATCCATCTAGAATGTTATTAGTCGAAACTAATCATCAATTCATCACAGTCATCCCCGTAGGATGCCATTTGCTGATGCTAATCATCAATCACAACCCTGTCACCCCatctcagatgccattagctaaAATCAATCATCAATCACAACCCAGTCATCTATCTCGGATGCTATTAGCTGAAGTTAATCAACaactcaatcaacatttcataatcgGTTTAACATTCATTAACAACTTAATAAACAACTCATAATCGGTTTAACATTCGTGAACAACTCAATCAACATTCCATAATCGGTTTACTATTCATCAACAACTtaataatatattgttatcAAACAAGTTATTTCAGAACATTACATTATACAAGAAAAAGGTGGAAACCACCTACCTCTTCCTCCTGTGAGGGGTCTTTACCAGGTGGAAGGTTCGATCTAGGTCGCACCACCTAacacatcaatggtcacaaatcaacACATTTGCATTGATATGAAATCACATGACTCATCACCTTATATATTTCAAGAATCCATATGTTCACATTCCAGTGTTCCACACATATTACACAATTTGTTATAGGCAGTTAAGTCAAATATGATATGGAAGTCTGTCACAGAACATAGACACCAAAAGATGGTTCATTGGTGACACAAAATCGACAACGAAAGCTGGTTTGCAGGTGACACATGAATCGACAGCAAAAACTATTTTACTCGTGACACAAAAATCAATAGCGAAAAATTCTCTAATGACATAGAAATCGACAGTGAAAACTGGTGAGCTGATGATAGAGAAACTGGTTCGCTGGTGATACCTATCGGCAGCAAAAACTGCTTCGCTCCCGACACAAGAAGTCTTCAGCGAACTTAGTCTACTGCTTACTCAgaaatcatttattaaaattgagttgcTTTAGACCTAGAAATTGCCAACGCAACATATTTTTACAGCTGACGCTGGAATCGTCAACATACTTAGTCTACCGCTTActcagaaatcattgacaaaaGCTGAGTTGCTGTTGACCCAGAAATTCTCAAGGCAACACATTTCTAATGTTGACGCTGGAATAATCTGCCCACACAGCTTATTGTTGTCTCAAGAATTGTCAATTAAAACTAAGTCGTTGTTGACCTAGAAATTGTCAACGCAACCTATGTCCACCAACTGGCGATGAAATTTTCAGCGCACAACATACTATTGACTTAataattgttgatgaaaactAGACCGCTGCCGAACTAGAAATCATCAATGCAAACTAAGTCACTATCGACCCAAAAATCATCAACACAACCCATGTCGTCGTTACTGTTTTacaatcggcaacaatgatggagtcgtttatgatttttctctttcccttgaCTAAGCATATGGTCTATGTTAGTTTACTCCCTTTCATAACTCATCCCTAACTGAGTTTGAACATGTATAAAAATTCAATCACATTCAAAGTTTTATCACAAGACCATCAACAATACATAACCAATTCTCAACATACATATTCTTCCAAAGAATCCCCTAAACATCACTTTAAGTCCTCAATGGTATTATCCAAAATTCATCAATACAATTTGTAGAAATTCAATGACACGTAAACAAGTCGCatgtgtaaaacccttttcttcatgtaatttacattatggatgatatattttgtaacacgaaatatatatttattgtttaagcactgttgctattgttttgttCAATGAACAGTTTATCATTGAAGTTTTCGCAAGAAGATAAATAggaaatacaaatacaacatttCTTGTACATTGcaacaatcaccgacgtccataccgacgaaaTAAAGTCCattggcatctcacagagagttggaaaataattacaataaaatgccacaatcatcaACGACAATATCGACAGACATATGTCCGTTgacatctcatagagagttaaaaaataattacaacagaatgccacaatcactgacATCCATACCGACGAACTTATGTCCATCGGCATATCagagagagttcaaaaataattacaacagaataccacaatcatcgacgtccataccaacataattatttatgtctGTAATTTGTTGGTGGGCAAATTTTACCAACAACAATACCGGCGGAATGTGCAAATTTCAAAGGGTGTGCattgaatgcacctctgacCATGTCAGATTACCCACGGAATTACCGATGGATAGCGAAAAATATGGAAGGTAACTAAAATTTTggtgcaaaattcaaaaattactaACGGATTTTTGACACGTTACCgagggatttaattaaaaaaaattatttttttccatcggtaaaactgaCCTACAAGTTCCAGCAACCgccccttcagttcattttttcttctcctttatttttcaccttaaaattttgattttttccctctcaatccttcaaggctttcacctag
This Populus alba chromosome 7, ASM523922v2, whole genome shotgun sequence DNA region includes the following protein-coding sequences:
- the LOC118047829 gene encoding methylesterase 1 — encoded protein: MGDSDDQTTHFVLIHGSASGAWAWYKVKTMLEAAGHSVTALDMSASGVNTKTLEEVVTFDQYNEPLIEFMANLAENEKVVLVAHSLGGLNVAFAMEKFPEKISLAVFVTAFLPDTEHRPSYMLEKFIENNPAVADGWQSVVSSVSIGVGVKLVYEAR